In Bactrocera oleae isolate idBacOlea1 chromosome 5, idBacOlea1, whole genome shotgun sequence, a genomic segment contains:
- the LOC106627035 gene encoding BTB/POZ domain-containing protein 7, with translation MGATASTSGYQMPATSSNGGGSSGLLLPSSAALTAGASGSGGGPGGNSSLMGAAGVGVPHFREQRRKRVTGFATLKRKFIRRRRSSKACDHARVLRDFVSDWTPLELAALCEEYEALAALRDLSVQAELARPPATTFKQDLAAIYEMKTCTDCDLVFRGSIFPVHRSILSSRCSYFRDLLAGCPGFGARICLELPTSPIDVQMFSSLLRFLYTGDLCPHDPTIDINLLRQLSDDFGTPNPLEHDLRYLLETGDYADAALVFTVEGNDYHRPDSGSSEYGFRPKLELPCHKAILSARSPFFRNLIARRTRNIDEYTERALHVPTRIVLDETVIPKRYARVLLHAIYLDTVDLTLILRGAGSGNSAGSLGEVHALTNTGRARPTPLEEAMELYQIGRFLELDILAQGCEDLILEWLTLDTLPTVLRWGSQPHGSAWVYRQACQYLREEFSAVIASPVLHQLDKSQLIHVLQSNFLQASELEVLQAVLKWGEQELIRRMEDREPNIVSHTAHSVTRKGVKKRDLSDVELREILSELLPLVRMDHVLPPNSEVLAQAIRRGLVSTPPSHMISDDRENLRVNAWIRGGKNQGLFVRPRLFMPYFEEVKVLLEDRMASSHHQAELMRMRRSRHLPDIPDTLYMVSRISAAKKPNVPTAAAVTGKESVNILAAAAAIPPPDTQTLAALLKREHKLHQSPMCQRALLLPLSSKHEIDRQIRLRVVREFNLPDAVSDLLETSLLSKQNAANAAAASAAGTTVSEDTGITSTTQTDPALIEDDDQTPPPSPAAAGSVPRLTVAGGYLSTSVGSSAASSTCGGDGIQPCYSRNLTFPRQHPGGLLGLGSSVGMGMLTNVGVGGSGALQANYARLSASVHHRNDLPALITEGDYRFPHGSALGINIGAEGGGGAVGCGDGGNGGHLSDMMPDVAMATASLGQLHLANNSNNSNSGDMHESLQLDLGDGSSHIMGGGAPGAVVPMGLRGMQHQLPPSNYHHFMQRSNSPFDMLRQGQHSPAPHPPPGTYNSGPPRFL, from the exons ATGGGCGCAACCGCTTCGACCAGCGGTTACCAAATGCCAGCCACAAGCAGCAATGGTGGAGGTAGTTCTGGCTTGTTGCTGCCTTCTTCAGCCGCATTGACAGCCGGTGCTTCTGGCAGTGGTGGTGGTCCCGGTGGCAATTCCTCGCTTATGGGCGCAGCAGGCGTTGGTGTTCCCCACTTTCGGGAGCAGCGTCGTAAGCGAGTGACGGGTTTCGCAACGTTAAAACGGAAATTCATACGTCGGCGACGTTCTTCAAAAGCCTGTGATCATGCGCGTGTTTTGCGCGATTTCGTATCCGACTGGACCCCGTTGGAACTTGCAGCGTTATGTGAAGAGTATGAGGCATTGGCTGCACTAAGGGATCTATCG GTACAAGCGGAACTGGCGCGTCCACCTGCGACAACATTTAAACAAGATTTGGCGGCaatttatgaaatgaaaactTGTACAGACTGTGATTTGGTCTTTCGTGGATCTATTTTTCCAGTGCATCGATCCATACTCTCATCACGATGCTCGTATTTCAGGGATTTACTAGCGGGATGTCCAGGCTTTGGTGCACGCATTTGTCTTGAATTGCCAACTTCGCCCATCGATGTTCAGATGTTCTCATCGCTATTACGTTTCCTGTATACGGGTGATCTTTGTCCACATGATCCAACCATTGACATAAATCTGTTGCGACAGTTGAGTGATGACTTCGGTACACCGAATCCTCTGGAACATGATCTTCGGTATTTGCTCGAGACAGGCGATTATGCCGATGCGGCTTTAGTGTTCACAGTGGAGGGCAACGATTATCATCGACCCGATTCTGGTAGCTCTGAGTATGGCTTTAGACCTAAACTGGAACTGCCCTGCCATAAGGCGATCCTTAGTGCTCGTTCACCGTTCTTTCGGAATCTAATCGCACGTCGGACGCGAAATATTGATGAGTACACCGAACGTGCATTGCACGTTCCAACGAGGATTGTGCTTGATGAGACGGTGATACCGAAACGATACGCGCGAGTGTTGTTACATGCTATCTACCTGGACACAGTCGATTTGACGCTAATCTTACGTGGTGCTGGTTCTGGTAATTCGGCGGGATCGCTGGGTGAAGTACATGCGTTGACGAATACGGGACGTGCGCGACCTACGCCACTGGAGGAGGCTATGGAGCTGTACCAAATTGGAAGGTTTCTCGAATTGGATATTTTAGCACAAGGTTGCGAAGACTTGATACTTGAATGGCTAACATTAGACACGCTGCCCACAGTGCTTAGGTGGGGCTCACAG CCTCATGGTTCGGCTTGGGTTTATCGGCAAGCATGCCAATATCTGCGAGAAGAATTTTCAGCCGTTATTGCGTCACCGGTGCTGCATCAGCTCGATAAGTCGCAGTTAATACATGTGTTGCAGAGCAATTTTTTGCAGGCGTCAGAATTAGAGGTTCTGCAGGCTGTTCTTAAATGGGGAGAGCAAGAACTGATAAGACGCATGGAGGATCGTGAACCAAATATCGTGTCACATACGGCACATTCTGTGACAAGAAAAGGCGTGAAAAAACGAGACCTTAGTGATGTCGAATTGCGAGAAATTCTTTCAGAACTGCTGCCATTAGTTCGTATGGATCACGTTTTGCCACCCAATAGTGAAGTACTTGCGCAAGCTATTCGTCGCGGTCTTGTAAGTACGCCACCTTCGCACATGATTAGTGACGATCGGGAAAATTTGCGTGTTAACGCCTGGATTCGGGGAGGAAAAAACCAGGGTCTCTTCGTGCGGCCGCGTCTTTTCATGCCGTATTTTGAAGAAGTGAAAGTATTGCTTGAAGATCGAATGGCATCATCTCATCATCAGGCAGAGTTGATGCGAATGCGGCGATCTCGACATCTGCCCGACATTCCCGACACATTATACATGGTGTCTCGTATAAGTGCAGCTAAAAAACCCAACGTACCTACAGCGGCTGCGGTGACAGGCAAAGAGAGTGTTAACATATTAGCTGCAGCAGCCGCCATACCGCCCCCCGACACACAAACTTTGGCAGCGTTGCTCAAACGCGAACATAAGTTACATCAATCACCGATGTGTCAACGTGCACTGCTTTTGCCGCTTTCATCGAAACATGAAATCGACCGACAGATTCGCTTGCGAGTAGTCCGTGAGTTTAATCTGCCCGATGCAGTCTCAGATTTGCTTGAAACGTCATTGCTTAGCAAACAGAATGCTGCAAATGCAGCAGCTGCGTCAGCTGCAGGAACAACTGTTTCTGAAGACACCGGCATAACATCAACCACTCAAACTGATCCGGCACTTATCGAAGATGATGATCAAACGCCGCCACCTTCTCCGGCGGCTGCAGGATCCGTGCCTCGACTTACCGTAGCCGGTGGATATCTTTCGACGTCAGTGGGCTCATCGGCTGCTTCTTCCACTTGTGGTGGTGATGGTATACAACCATGTTACAGTCGTAATTTAACATTTCCAAGACAGCACCCGGGCGGCTTGCTGGGTCTGGGAAGTAGCGTTGGTATGGGTATGCTAACAAATGTCGGTGTTGGTGGTAGCGGAGCTCTTCAAGCGAATTATGCACGACTCTCAGCCTCGGTACATCATCGAAACGATTTGCCGGCGTTAATAACGGAAGGAGATTATCGTTTTCCCCACGGTAGTGCGTTGGGCATTAACATTGGAGCTGAGGGCGGTGGTGGTGCGGTAGGATGTGGGGATGGTGGCAACGGTGGTCATTTGTCGGACATGATGCCGGATGTAGCAATGGCAACAGCGTCATTGGGTCAACTGCATTTGGCGAATAACTCCAATAACAGCAATAGTGGAGATATGCATGAAAGTCTACAACTCGACTTGGGAGACGGATCGAGTCACATAATGGGAGGTGGGGCACCTGGTGCTGTTGTACCGATGGGATTGCGGGGCATGCAA caCCAACTGCCACCCAGCAATTATCACCACTTCATGCAACGCTCAAATTCACCATTCGACATGCTAAGACAAGGTCAACATTCACCAGCACCACATCCACCACCTGGGACATACAATTCAGGGCCGCCCAGATTCTTATAG